In Candidatus Defluviibacterium haderslevense, the following are encoded in one genomic region:
- a CDS encoding Hsp20/alpha crystallin family protein: MWTNSNILNRTQTNRNRMNECYPGRVNQSQKFNFIPLNAYESEQYYTLDFALAGFVKSEISIKIEDQVLKILATPAQTSNELDNEGRTSKLNSLQRNVMIPSDAITDSIQATLENGILKIKFSKNLELKKEINIK; encoded by the coding sequence ATGTGGACCAATTCAAATATTCTAAACCGTACTCAAACAAACAGAAATAGGATGAATGAGTGTTATCCCGGACGAGTGAATCAAAGTCAAAAATTCAATTTCATTCCATTAAATGCTTACGAGTCAGAACAGTATTACACACTTGATTTTGCGCTTGCTGGATTCGTAAAATCTGAAATTTCTATTAAAATAGAAGATCAAGTTTTAAAAATTTTAGCAACACCGGCACAAACTTCAAATGAACTTGATAACGAAGGAAGAACTTCAAAACTGAATTCGTTACAACGAAATGTAATGATACCTTCAGACGCTATTACAGATTCAATTCAAGCAACATTAGAAAATGGCATTCTGAAAATTAAATTTTCTAAAAATCTAGAATTAAAAAAGGAAATCAATATTAAATAA
- a CDS encoding HYR domain-containing protein, translating into MKKQLRFFLGLFIFHFLFLLLITGIQAQSQYKAFYLLKPPGSCTEPPIITCPSDFNSCPGASTDPSNTGNATAKPGGITCNQPIIKYVDIVVSQGPCNGSIHLNRVWTAYDPQDPNLNSSCSQSIKLFDDQAPIISNCPVDITVNVNSNCKANVSWTSPSVTDNCGKLFLTVSHISGDVFPMGVTKVTYTAEDLCNNKSTCSFNINVVGVCCTKPPIINCPVDFIGCPNDTILPKKTGTAIVVPGSPECGTPILTFRDSILSNGPCPGALSLIRIWTAIDPFDSILASRCMQSIILKDDISPTILNCPTNITVSPGIDCKAQVNWTLPSVSDNCKVVSFVSNFASGSSFSEGTTTITYAATDICGHVSNCSFTITVTGCCQNAPNIICPSLFKACPGTSSDPTITGQAIATKSNVICSEPLLSYTDSIIPGICLGSMTIFRTWKATDQNNSNLFATCIQKIELIDDIAPSFTSCPGNITINPDPIDCKAIGQWTPPNGIDNCSSNIVISSSHTPGSSFGVGVTTVTYTITDACGNSAQHVFTVTVPNTCCKQPPSIQCPSNYKGCPTNDCSPMVSGTATAIPAHPTCGTPIITYKDSLINLYSSCPNGKKFLRIWKARDPNDSTLATYCRQLIDLYDNIPPTWISCPPNITVNANGACEAIVNWTEPTATDNCSSMIQITSNYKPGQVFTSGSHNVVYTAKDACGNYINHSFIVTVIGSGLKIKCPSDIIVNKDPNAPGAYVNWSHPTVNVCSPCVDVIPGFIYMGTYGGSKYFCSNKALTWQEAKINCQNVGGKLCVMNTQAENSWVASKLMGQTAFIGLHDSNFEGNFEWIDNSPLNFTNWYPGQPNNANGDQDYVELLPDGTWNDQYSNCVREYICEVPCYEIKQIAGPECGSFFKCGTTKVTYVATQGNYRDTCSFNVTVKCNNNNYCESRGQSCSYMWIQCVNFCNVNNCSGNNGGYAYFPNVCGQLNWGQTYSLCLTPGFSGSSYQVYWKVWIDYNEDGDFVDADEFIAFGTGSSTLCGTFTVPSNCPCPSRNTRMRVSMAYGGYPSNPCCSFAYGEVEDYCINIAPSNVTGPIISRSSNSPVTELFSKTDLNHTIEIKDQKAGGAQIEQIGSSIDIFPNPGNQLIQINSSGFLNHQFKVFDSSGKQIYLGNQLTTNNQINVKDWPNGYYLLCIYNPSGERTIKKFVIQH; encoded by the coding sequence ATGAAAAAACAACTCCGCTTTTTCTTAGGGCTATTTATTTTCCATTTTTTATTTTTGTTGTTAATTACTGGAATCCAAGCTCAGTCTCAATACAAAGCTTTTTATTTATTAAAACCACCCGGTTCATGTACAGAACCACCAATAATCACTTGTCCATCTGATTTTAATTCTTGCCCAGGAGCTTCCACCGATCCTTCAAATACAGGAAATGCAACTGCAAAACCAGGGGGAATAACGTGTAATCAACCCATAATTAAATATGTTGATATAGTTGTTTCCCAAGGTCCGTGCAATGGAAGTATTCATTTGAATCGCGTATGGACGGCCTATGATCCACAGGATCCAAATTTAAATTCTTCTTGTTCTCAATCCATTAAATTGTTTGATGACCAAGCACCGATTATTTCAAATTGTCCTGTAGATATTACAGTAAATGTTAATAGTAATTGTAAAGCAAATGTGAGTTGGACCTCACCAAGTGTAACTGATAATTGCGGCAAACTATTTCTTACAGTTTCACATATAAGTGGAGATGTCTTTCCAATGGGTGTTACCAAAGTTACGTATACAGCAGAAGATTTATGTAATAATAAGTCTACTTGCTCTTTTAACATTAACGTTGTAGGAGTATGTTGTACCAAACCACCAATTATAAATTGCCCTGTAGATTTTATTGGATGTCCAAACGATACAATACTTCCGAAAAAAACCGGTACTGCCATAGTAGTTCCTGGATCACCAGAATGTGGAACTCCCATTTTGACTTTTAGAGATTCAATATTATCCAATGGTCCTTGTCCAGGAGCTTTATCATTGATTCGTATTTGGACAGCAATAGATCCATTTGATTCAATATTAGCATCTAGATGTATGCAATCCATTATTTTAAAGGATGATATTTCTCCAACAATTCTAAATTGTCCAACAAATATTACTGTGAGCCCTGGAATTGATTGCAAGGCACAAGTAAATTGGACATTACCATCTGTTTCAGATAATTGTAAGGTTGTATCTTTTGTAAGTAATTTTGCCTCTGGGAGTTCATTTAGTGAAGGCACAACTACTATAACATATGCAGCGACTGATATATGCGGACATGTTTCAAATTGTTCATTTACAATTACAGTGACTGGTTGCTGTCAAAATGCACCTAATATTATTTGCCCAAGTTTATTTAAAGCATGTCCTGGAACTTCATCTGATCCAACGATAACGGGACAAGCCATTGCTACAAAATCCAATGTTATTTGTTCAGAACCACTTTTAAGTTATACAGATTCCATTATACCTGGAATATGTTTAGGTTCAATGACTATATTTAGAACATGGAAAGCTACAGATCAAAACAATTCAAATTTATTTGCAACTTGTATTCAAAAGATCGAATTAATAGATGATATAGCGCCTTCTTTTACCAGCTGTCCGGGAAATATTACGATAAACCCTGATCCCATTGATTGTAAAGCAATAGGTCAATGGACACCACCAAATGGGATTGATAATTGCTCTTCAAATATTGTCATTTCGTCAAGTCATACTCCAGGTTCAAGTTTTGGTGTTGGTGTAACCACAGTTACATATACAATAACTGATGCCTGTGGTAATTCAGCGCAACATGTTTTTACTGTTACTGTTCCTAATACATGTTGTAAGCAACCACCCTCTATCCAATGTCCATCCAATTATAAAGGATGCCCAACAAATGATTGTTCTCCTATGGTATCGGGTACAGCTACTGCCATACCAGCCCATCCAACTTGTGGAACACCAATAATAACATATAAAGATTCTTTGATTAATCTCTATTCTTCATGTCCAAACGGAAAAAAATTTTTAAGGATATGGAAGGCAAGAGATCCAAATGATAGTACGCTCGCAACTTATTGTAGACAATTAATCGATCTATATGATAATATTCCACCTACTTGGATATCATGTCCTCCTAACATTACCGTAAATGCAAATGGGGCATGCGAAGCAATTGTGAATTGGACAGAGCCAACTGCAACTGATAATTGTAGCAGTATGATTCAAATTACTTCAAATTATAAGCCTGGTCAAGTTTTTACTTCTGGATCTCATAATGTAGTTTATACTGCAAAAGATGCATGTGGTAATTATATTAATCATAGTTTTATTGTTACCGTAATTGGATCTGGTTTAAAAATTAAATGTCCATCTGACATTATTGTTAATAAGGATCCAAATGCTCCAGGTGCATATGTAAATTGGAGTCATCCAACGGTGAACGTTTGTAGTCCTTGTGTAGATGTGATTCCAGGTTTTATTTATATGGGAACATATGGAGGAAGTAAATATTTCTGCTCTAATAAAGCATTAACCTGGCAGGAGGCAAAAATAAATTGTCAAAATGTTGGTGGTAAATTATGTGTAATGAACACACAAGCCGAAAACAGTTGGGTGGCTAGTAAATTAATGGGTCAAACAGCATTTATCGGACTTCATGATTCTAATTTTGAAGGTAATTTTGAATGGATTGATAATAGTCCTTTAAATTTTACTAATTGGTATCCAGGGCAACCCAATAATGCCAATGGTGATCAAGATTATGTTGAACTCCTTCCAGATGGAACTTGGAATGATCAATATTCAAACTGTGTTCGCGAATATATTTGTGAGGTACCTTGTTATGAGATTAAACAGATTGCAGGGCCTGAATGTGGAAGTTTTTTCAAATGTGGAACAACGAAAGTTACCTATGTTGCCACTCAAGGAAATTATAGAGATACATGTAGTTTTAATGTTACTGTAAAATGTAATAACAATAATTATTGTGAATCTCGAGGACAAAGTTGTAGTTATATGTGGATTCAATGTGTAAATTTTTGCAATGTTAATAATTGCTCCGGCAATAATGGAGGATATGCATATTTCCCAAATGTTTGTGGTCAACTTAATTGGGGGCAAACATATTCCTTATGCCTAACACCTGGTTTTTCCGGATCTTCTTATCAGGTTTATTGGAAAGTTTGGATCGATTATAATGAAGATGGTGATTTTGTTGATGCTGATGAATTTATTGCTTTTGGTACTGGAAGTTCAACACTGTGTGGAACTTTTACGGTTCCAAGTAATTGTCCTTGCCCAAGTAGAAATACTCGAATGAGGGTATCAATGGCTTATGGTGGATATCCAAGTAACCCATGTTGTAGTTTTGCATATGGAGAAGTAGAAGATTATTGTATAAATATTGCACCTAGTAATGTTACAGGCCCAATTATTAGCAGAAGTTCTAATTCACCGGTTACAGAATTATTTAGTAAAACGGATTTAAATCATACTATAGAAATTAAAGATCAGAAAGCAGGAGGAGCTCAAATTGAACAAATTGGTTCAAGCATTGACATATTCCCAAATCCCGGGAATCAATTGATCCAAATTAATTCTTCAGGATTTTTAAACCATCAATTTAAAGTATTTGATTCATCTGGAAAACAGATATACTTGGGAAATCAATTGACCACTAATAATCAAATTAATGTAAAGGATTGGCCAAATGGATATTATTTATTGTGTATCTATAATCCAAGTGGGGAACGAACAATTAAAAAATTTGTAATTCAACATTAA
- the uvrA gene encoding excinuclease ABC subunit UvrA — MDKINQVLDLDYIDIIGANEHNLDNISIRIPRNKLIVLTGISGSGKSSLAFDTIYAEGQRRYMETFSHYARQFIGSIERPDVEKIDGLSPVISIEQKTTGWNPRSTVGTITEIYDLFRLLYARAGDAYSHATGEKMVRYTEEQMVQLIFEQFNQQHITILAPVIRSRKGHYRELFDQIRKQGFNKIRLDGNIVDLTPGMQVDRFKIHDIEVVVDRIQIVKEREERLIYSLQTALRLGNEVVFVQTIENGMLHPLSKRLMDPVTGLSYDEPSPNSFSFNSPYGACPICKGIGEVHEIDINQIIPDDTKSINEIGIVPLGEVRDTLTFKQLKQIADRHKFNYDTPIKKIPKQALDIILNGGDDSFPAPPGSTWFEGNYHLANEGLSNMLRRWYNDSTSEKIRQFAGDFMTILPCPSCKGTRLKKESLFFKLDNKNIAELANMDISDLAKWLNDLESRISDRQKLISKDVLKEIKVRLDFLLYVGLDYLNLNRPIMTLSGGESQRTRLATQIGSQLTGITYVLDEPSIGLHQRDNQRLIKSLRELTDIGNTVIVVEHDKDIMLASDYIIDLGPGAGKHGGQIVAEGTPKQFLKNSDSSTAKYLNGQLKIEIPKKRRKGNGNFITIYGATGHNLKNLSIKFPLGTFIAITGVSGSGKSTLINDTLYPYLREFFYNSLQRPLAFDRIEGIEFLDKVIEIDQNPIGRTPRSNPATYTGVFTEIRNLFSIHPESRIRGYKPGRFSFNVAGGRCELCEGGGMRVIEMNFLPDVYVLCESCRGKRYNKETLEILYKGKSIGDILLMTVEEATSFFEHIPNIYRKLSTLRDVGLDYITLGQQATTLSGGEAQRVKLSEELSKKDTGKTLYILDEPTTGLHFEDIKHLLAVLQKLVDRGNTVMVIEHNLDVIKVADFVLDLGPEGGKQGGHIVSFGTPEHVAKEEKSFTGQYLRKELL, encoded by the coding sequence ATGGATAAAATAAATCAAGTTCTAGATCTGGATTACATCGATATCATTGGTGCAAATGAACATAATCTTGATAATATTTCAATCCGAATTCCTAGAAACAAGTTAATCGTTTTGACAGGAATTTCGGGCAGTGGAAAATCATCTTTAGCTTTTGATACCATATATGCTGAAGGGCAACGACGATATATGGAAACTTTTTCACATTATGCCCGACAATTTATTGGTTCTATAGAAAGACCTGATGTGGAGAAAATAGACGGATTAAGTCCCGTTATTTCAATTGAACAAAAAACAACCGGTTGGAATCCAAGATCAACCGTTGGCACGATAACTGAAATATATGATTTATTTCGCTTATTGTATGCAAGGGCAGGAGATGCTTATTCTCATGCTACTGGAGAAAAAATGGTACGATATACTGAAGAGCAAATGGTTCAATTAATATTTGAACAATTTAATCAACAGCACATAACTATATTGGCTCCTGTCATTAGATCACGAAAAGGACATTATAGGGAACTTTTTGATCAAATAAGAAAACAGGGATTTAACAAAATTAGACTTGATGGCAATATCGTTGACCTCACACCCGGAATGCAGGTGGATCGATTTAAAATTCATGACATTGAAGTTGTTGTAGATCGAATTCAAATTGTTAAAGAAAGGGAAGAAAGATTAATTTATAGTCTACAAACCGCTTTACGTTTAGGAAATGAGGTTGTATTTGTTCAAACCATTGAAAATGGAATGCTACACCCTTTAAGCAAACGATTAATGGACCCTGTAACTGGTTTATCTTATGATGAACCTTCTCCAAATTCATTTTCTTTTAACTCTCCATATGGTGCTTGCCCAATATGCAAAGGAATAGGAGAGGTACATGAAATTGATATCAATCAAATAATACCAGATGACACCAAAAGTATAAATGAAATAGGGATTGTACCACTTGGAGAAGTAAGAGATACCTTAACATTTAAACAATTAAAACAAATTGCAGATCGTCATAAATTCAATTATGATACCCCTATAAAAAAAATTCCAAAGCAAGCATTAGATATAATTTTAAATGGTGGAGATGATAGTTTCCCTGCACCTCCGGGAAGTACCTGGTTTGAAGGAAACTATCATTTAGCTAATGAAGGCCTATCAAATATGCTTAGAAGATGGTATAATGATTCTACCTCCGAAAAAATAAGACAGTTTGCTGGTGATTTTATGACGATTCTGCCTTGTCCTTCTTGTAAAGGAACTAGATTGAAAAAAGAATCGCTCTTTTTCAAATTAGACAATAAGAATATTGCTGAATTAGCTAATATGGACATTTCTGATTTGGCCAAATGGTTAAATGATCTAGAATCAAGAATTTCAGACCGTCAGAAATTAATTAGTAAAGATGTATTAAAAGAAATTAAAGTCAGGCTTGATTTTTTATTATACGTTGGACTGGACTACCTTAATTTAAACAGACCTATAATGACCTTATCTGGTGGTGAATCACAGCGTACAAGATTAGCTACTCAAATTGGTTCACAACTCACTGGAATTACTTATGTTTTGGACGAACCTTCCATTGGCTTGCATCAGAGAGATAATCAAAGACTAATAAAATCATTAAGAGAATTAACAGACATTGGAAACACTGTAATAGTAGTGGAACATGATAAGGATATAATGTTGGCATCCGACTATATTATTGACCTTGGTCCGGGAGCTGGCAAACATGGAGGACAAATAGTAGCTGAAGGAACACCAAAACAATTTTTAAAAAATTCTGATTCTTCTACTGCAAAATATTTAAATGGTCAATTAAAAATTGAAATTCCTAAAAAAAGGCGCAAAGGAAATGGCAATTTTATTACTATATACGGAGCCACTGGTCATAACCTAAAAAACTTAAGCATTAAGTTTCCACTAGGTACATTTATTGCAATTACTGGAGTTTCGGGAAGTGGAAAGTCCACATTAATTAATGACACTTTATACCCATATTTAAGAGAATTTTTTTATAATAGTTTGCAAAGACCATTAGCTTTTGATAGAATTGAAGGAATTGAATTTCTAGATAAAGTTATTGAAATTGATCAAAATCCTATTGGAAGAACACCAAGATCAAATCCCGCAACGTATACTGGAGTATTTACAGAAATTAGAAATTTATTTTCCATACATCCTGAATCTAGAATAAGAGGTTATAAACCTGGAAGATTCTCATTTAATGTCGCAGGTGGAAGATGTGAGTTGTGTGAAGGTGGCGGAATGCGTGTAATAGAAATGAATTTCCTTCCTGATGTTTATGTATTATGCGAATCATGTCGCGGAAAAAGGTATAATAAAGAAACATTAGAAATTCTATATAAAGGAAAATCAATAGGAGATATTTTGCTTATGACTGTTGAAGAAGCAACTTCCTTTTTTGAACATATTCCAAATATTTATAGAAAATTAAGTACATTACGTGATGTTGGATTAGATTATATTACTTTAGGACAACAAGCGACCACACTTTCTGGCGGTGAAGCACAACGAGTTAAATTATCAGAAGAACTATCAAAAAAAGATACAGGAAAAACATTATATATTCTGGATGAACCAACGACTGGACTACATTTTGAAGATATAAAACACCTACTCGCCGTATTACAAAAATTAGTAGATAGAGGGAACACCGTCATGGTTATTGAACACAATTTGGATGTAATTAAAGTAGCAGATTTTGTATTAGATTTAGGTCCAGAAGGAGGAAAACAAGGCGGTCATATCGTATCCTTCGGCACACCTGAACATGTTGCAAAAGAAGAAAAATCTTTTACAGGCCAATATCTCAGAAAAGAATTATTATAA
- a CDS encoding DMT family transporter, with the protein MDRPSFLSWIVLLILTVIWGFSYYFIKHSLTSFSPIQISVLRMIISAVVLSPFLPRALQKVNKKQYLTIIIIAIIGSFLPAFLYPLAQQRISSSLAGIINAFTPICTFGIGVFFFGIKNELSKRLGAIIAFIGALVLILFKSKVELNAELSFLLIAFIVPFLYGINSNVIKKNLNMISGLHLTALLYFSLSIFCIPIAIYTESFDQIKIALSEGNAFYHLLALSILGSALAMALFNILIKKVNIMFAASVTYLMPIVALIIGFFDDEKIVWNDIVGLILILIGVLIMNNVISLNTIKKAMTN; encoded by the coding sequence ATGGATAGACCCAGTTTCTTATCATGGATTGTATTACTTATACTTACTGTCATTTGGGGATTTAGCTATTATTTCATTAAACATAGTCTAACTAGTTTTTCACCAATCCAAATATCAGTATTAAGAATGATAATCAGCGCAGTAGTATTAAGTCCTTTTTTACCAAGGGCATTACAAAAAGTTAATAAAAAACAGTACCTAACCATAATTATTATAGCAATTATCGGTTCATTTCTACCCGCTTTTTTATATCCACTTGCACAACAAAGGATATCCAGTTCATTAGCAGGAATTATTAATGCTTTTACTCCTATTTGTACATTTGGTATTGGTGTTTTCTTTTTTGGTATTAAGAATGAGTTATCAAAAAGATTAGGTGCAATCATTGCCTTTATAGGTGCGTTAGTGTTAATATTATTTAAATCTAAAGTCGAGTTAAATGCTGAATTATCTTTTCTGTTAATTGCATTTATAGTACCATTTTTATATGGAATAAATTCAAATGTAATTAAGAAAAATTTAAATATGATTTCCGGATTACATTTAACTGCTTTACTCTATTTTTCCTTATCAATATTTTGTATACCAATTGCTATTTATACAGAATCATTCGATCAAATTAAAATTGCTCTAAGTGAGGGCAATGCTTTTTACCATTTATTAGCTCTAAGTATTTTAGGAAGTGCTCTAGCAATGGCTTTATTTAATATTCTTATCAAAAAAGTGAATATAATGTTTGCTGCAAGTGTTACATATCTGATGCCAATCGTTGCATTAATTATTGGATTTTTTGATGATGAAAAAATAGTTTGGAATGATATAGTCGGATTGATTTTAATTTTAATAGGAGTTCTTATAATGAATAATGTTATTTCCTTAAATACAATTAAGAAAGCAATGACCAATTGA
- a CDS encoding glutaminyl-peptide cyclotransferase, with protein sequence MKNFNIYAIVCIVILGLNCNNDNKPKKLKFTIIHEYPHDPQSFTQGLVWENNVLYESIGLENKSKLLKVDMITGQAYDTIHMDDHIFAEGICVLDSFIYQLTWQNHFVFVYRKSNFDLIKTFNIATEGWGICSDGQNLWVSDGTNTLYYYNPNDLGLIKKIYVKNKNVMISQLNELEYVDGFIYANQWNRNDIYKIDPIDGKVVGILNLFDLKNKAATKYSNIDVLNGIAFNSESKTFYITGKFWPTLFEIKIE encoded by the coding sequence ATGAAGAATTTTAATATTTATGCAATTGTGTGTATTGTTATTCTTGGATTAAATTGCAATAATGACAATAAACCAAAAAAACTCAAATTCACCATTATTCATGAATATCCTCATGATCCTCAATCCTTTACTCAAGGTCTGGTTTGGGAAAATAATGTTTTATATGAAAGCATTGGTTTAGAAAATAAATCAAAGCTATTAAAAGTAGATATGATTACTGGACAGGCTTATGATACGATTCATATGGATGATCATATTTTTGCGGAAGGAATTTGTGTATTAGATTCCTTTATATATCAATTAACTTGGCAAAATCATTTTGTATTCGTTTATCGTAAATCCAATTTTGACCTAATAAAAACATTCAATATTGCAACTGAAGGTTGGGGAATATGTTCAGATGGTCAAAATTTATGGGTTAGTGATGGCACAAATACCTTATATTATTATAATCCAAATGATCTTGGATTAATAAAAAAGATTTATGTAAAAAATAAAAATGTAATGATAAGTCAATTGAATGAATTGGAATATGTTGATGGTTTTATTTATGCAAATCAATGGAATAGAAATGATATTTATAAAATTGATCCAATAGATGGTAAAGTGGTTGGTATCTTAAATCTATTTGATTTAAAAAATAAAGCTGCAACAAAATATTCTAATATTGATGTATTAAATGGAATTGCATTCAATTCTGAATCCAAAACTTTCTATATTACTGGGAAATTTTGGCCCACCTTATTTGAAATAAAAATTGAATAA
- a CDS encoding L,D-transpeptidase family protein: MFNSCKKIKIERVISQDSQVYRNLDYSSQKLDSCYVYDFLENQSSLTKFKEDMSSFYRRRNFQFAWFSNNIFTVGANTFINALYEYQVIFHDSTLIDESLLSLINPFLMNDQDCKLNDDQKLLIEIHLTAIFFKYANRVYYGIDKNIKDLEWFIPRKKKNFYYLIDTLVNAKAGYEIYEPVNSFYKALKNELKKYSHIEKEGLWCLMGALPNTLIKGDRSPIVEMVKDNLFLTQDYLEFDHDDLFDECMEESIKLFQKRNGFIENGVLDESTFYELNQPISYKIKQIMINLERLRWMPDTIPNNYLLVNIPDFRLKVYENGIEQWNLKVVVGKQATATNIFMGILSMVVFCPYWNIPSSIIINELIPKIKRNENYLSQNNMEILKNGKRVSASSIQWSNYKKSFPYTIRQKPGKNNALGQVKFVFPNHFNIYLHDTPAKELFNQTTRAFSHGCIRLSEPQKLAKYLLRFEEFYTENKINELMYSEKETIVQIKPHIPVIITYLTSWVDDSKRLQFRKDIYGHDKRLYSEIFGN; the protein is encoded by the coding sequence ATGTTTAACTCTTGTAAGAAAATTAAAATTGAAAGAGTCATTAGCCAAGATAGTCAAGTCTATAGGAATCTTGATTACAGTAGTCAAAAATTAGATAGTTGTTATGTATATGATTTTTTAGAAAATCAGTCGTCTCTCACTAAATTTAAGGAAGACATGAGCTCTTTTTACAGAAGAAGAAATTTCCAGTTTGCTTGGTTTAGCAATAATATCTTTACTGTAGGAGCTAATACATTTATAAATGCATTATATGAATACCAAGTAATTTTTCATGACTCAACCTTAATAGATGAGTCGTTACTAAGTTTGATCAATCCTTTTTTAATGAATGATCAGGATTGTAAATTGAATGATGATCAAAAATTGTTAATTGAAATACACTTAACGGCCATTTTTTTTAAGTATGCAAATCGAGTATATTATGGAATTGATAAAAATATTAAAGATTTGGAATGGTTTATTCCTAGGAAGAAAAAGAACTTTTATTATTTGATTGATACATTAGTGAATGCTAAAGCAGGTTACGAAATATATGAACCCGTAAATAGTTTTTACAAAGCTCTAAAAAATGAATTAAAGAAATATAGTCACATTGAAAAGGAAGGCTTATGGTGTTTAATGGGAGCACTGCCAAATACATTGATTAAAGGTGATCGTTCGCCCATAGTAGAAATGGTCAAAGATAATTTATTTTTAACTCAAGATTATTTGGAGTTTGATCATGATGATTTGTTTGATGAATGTATGGAAGAATCCATTAAATTATTTCAAAAAAGAAATGGTTTTATTGAGAATGGTGTGCTTGATGAAAGTACATTTTATGAATTAAATCAACCAATATCCTATAAAATCAAGCAAATTATGATAAATTTGGAACGGTTACGTTGGATGCCGGATACGATTCCAAATAATTATTTATTAGTAAATATTCCAGATTTTAGATTAAAAGTTTACGAAAATGGTATTGAACAGTGGAATTTAAAGGTTGTTGTTGGTAAACAAGCTACAGCTACTAATATATTCATGGGTATTTTATCAATGGTTGTTTTTTGCCCATATTGGAATATCCCTTCCAGTATCATTATAAATGAATTGATTCCAAAAATAAAAAGAAATGAGAACTATTTGTCCCAAAACAATATGGAAATATTAAAAAATGGCAAGCGCGTTTCTGCATCGTCGATTCAATGGAGTAATTATAAAAAATCATTTCCTTATACTATTCGCCAAAAACCAGGAAAGAACAATGCACTAGGGCAAGTAAAGTTTGTATTTCCAAATCATTTTAATATCTATCTTCATGATACACCAGCAAAGGAATTATTTAATCAAACAACTAGAGCATTTAGTCATGGATGTATTCGATTAAGTGAACCACAAAAGTTGGCTAAATATCTTTTAAGGTTTGAAGAATTTTATACAGAAAATAAAATAAATGAACTCATGTATTCTGAAAAAGAAACCATCGTTCAGATTAAACCTCACATTCCTGTAATTATAACGTACTTAACTTCATGGGTAGACGATTCGAAGCGATTACAATTTCGTAAAGATATTTATGGTCATGATAAGAGATTATATTCAGAAATTTTTGGAAATTGA
- a CDS encoding murein L,D-transpeptidase catalytic domain family protein, with product MNFIYWLTLLNIYFSEPLLPSKAIEGKSVAVTEYENLYKELKLTNIIGFEAFKKSMEGYAKYKPSKPIIAICDFTKPSNLKRFCVIDLEHKSLIINSLVAHGKNSGGLIPTSFSNQPESLKSSLGFYNIGKIIQSPKHGEAILLNGLERGVNENARAREIIIHGAHYVCNSFIEKYGRLGRSFGCPALPIDVMIKIAPIIANGGLLNIYAEHN from the coding sequence ATGAATTTTATTTATTGGTTAACCTTACTTAATATTTACTTTTCAGAACCTTTATTACCCTCAAAAGCGATAGAGGGTAAATCTGTAGCGGTCACAGAATATGAAAATTTATATAAGGAACTCAAATTAACAAATATTATTGGATTTGAAGCTTTCAAGAAATCCATGGAGGGATATGCTAAATATAAACCTTCAAAGCCAATAATTGCAATTTGTGATTTTACAAAACCATCAAATCTAAAAAGATTTTGTGTTATAGATTTGGAACATAAGTCATTGATAATCAATTCTCTTGTTGCGCATGGAAAGAATTCAGGGGGTCTTATTCCTACTTCATTTTCAAATCAACCTGAATCCTTAAAAAGCAGTTTGGGATTTTATAATATTGGAAAAATTATCCAGAGTCCAAAACATGGCGAAGCCATACTTTTAAATGGATTAGAAAGGGGTGTTAATGAAAATGCTAGAGCAAGAGAAATTATAATACATGGAGCTCATTATGTTTGCAATAGTTTTATAGAAAAATACGGTAGATTAGGAAGAAGTTTTGGTTGTCCCGCATTACCAATAGACGTGATGATTAAAATTGCGCCCATTATTGCAAATGGTGGATTATTAAATATATACGCAGAACATAATTAA